In Hermetia illucens chromosome 5, iHerIll2.2.curated.20191125, whole genome shotgun sequence, a single window of DNA contains:
- the LOC119656702 gene encoding zinc finger protein 236, whose translation MTNRIRTEVPPIKIKITKIMKMNQQQLQVVEMMEQHRRASITSESSVEVMDLARTPNQRINRAPNNDSSPSNSEHNESDSYESDTEECPSTNKPHPNSFSSNERRNSRISLNSNGGNIRKKFRSSTPNANINANNYNNNNNNLLTTNAINNSLVSNNTSNPQTDRTQNESGFVDLSSQHLNSSPEPPGAIERDDVKYICPICEVVSATPHEFTNHIRCHNYSSGDAENFTCRICSKVLSSASSLDRHVLVHTGERPFNCKYCHLTFTTNGNMHRHMRTHKQHLQQRNANLAGGGGGGGVGGNRGHAPPGSASGGSGNGDGESDESDGCSTDSSASSSNNNKYNNNNNNNNNNNNNYKRKSTDDDSGLVKRRMKTINNNIISESELEYTGSLQKLSCPLCNRNDFANMFALGSHMDREHPGIPAKCRQCEMVFKSHKSLNAHRCPQKTNITQGFKDMTFVDFSSEKFPLIAKSLCEQSIHTPITNQKFECLKCFRAFPCASAVEIHAKDCGDSPQDYSIRKRAASESSEEETRRDEFFAHLDLRNKSAMSLASTMSSPRTSEKSDTNVKTDLEKTSQSANYNCNESKDLADIQSILNVTSSSNSFLRNFESVVNTPPNSDYLLGKDEEEAQDAFTSEFRKMKLRGEFPCKLCTAVFPNLRALKGHNRVHLSAAGAGPYRCNMCPYSIHDKAALIRHMRTHNGDRPYECAVCNYAFTTKANCERHLRNRHAKTTREEVKRAIIYHPSEDSSCEDPIKKLQLFSSPELDDDEPSSAPKDRSTPVSHLKEMLQSSSPMKIQVKSLEKLMDNSNVTMRPTEEKESDLDSSATSTDCTRPIDLSMDVLDLSKKTKVEEPKLVEKPEPKPTDLSALEKNHQWLLAQQQFFKDSIPQIDPAHYLQLSQLCRNLMFPSIPPFLFPNSFLPNNFGDLNKFPPMLLNPMFPGATEGTPEPAGMRVQSNATPHSPLKSLENPLQNSPAAIQLHPTVPQQLNIPRHSLGSSQPPANMMPQIQNTGPVKMVIKNGVLMPKQKQRRYRTERPFTCEHCAARFTLRSNMERHVKQQHPQFWAQRQRAGHHIMRRSGSAMSQISSTSVSPQTPGLPTNHFTAISDQVKYAILAQQLKARKDTDILQQALTQNKNSDSNHLNLINNNVHQNSVVGNGLEDDDPKLIIDEGNEGNDEAEEDDEDDDIYEESKPEDLSSNTSTSAARKVADNILEQAMKTSSQAVSNDSAMEDDGELNEAHLNASNNMLAQAESVGKYLKKVANSSFKDDSSDLVPISKLVDNATNSLTSFNNYFRPTDMANHMEQSDEEGLVASGSTSESNNSGNEEPQGNTGRDGKRKSAYSLAPNRVSCNYCQRTFPWTSSLRRHILTHTGQKPFKCSHCPLLFTTKSNCDRHLLRKHGNIESAVSLYVPIEDIPEPVPIPRVEEPSEEQHKSLQLATSGLNLTVPNVKSMEPLMTSSDLPFKCHLCDSSFAERSQCLEHIKVNHSQEFALLLAKGAIDAEADYNQIHSTEDDERVGEGRGKYPDYANRKVMCAFCMRRFWSTEDLRRHMRTHSGERPFQCEVCLRKFTLKHSMLRHMKKHSNGHSNHQSSQINSGSDMSEDEQPTTVFHKNPLLSQKIREALSRAEAWRNSALSGDHKENIAQHSQGKRADKDGSGASGIGNDENSDLISDLLGITGQGILNKLLSSPDEAAKLLGVDK comes from the exons ATGACTAATCGAATTCGAACCGAAGTGCCaccgataaaaataaaaattacaaaaattatgaaaatgaatCAGCAACAATTGCAAGTGGTTGAAATGATGGAGCAGCATCGTCGCGCTTCAATCACATCTGAATCATCTGTGGAAGTCATGGATCTGGCGCGTACTCCAAACCAAAGAATCAATCGAGCCCCAAACAATGACTCGAGTCCCAGCAATTCGGAACACAATGAATCCGATAGCTACGAATCAGACACGGAGGAATGTCCTTCAACCAACAAACCCCATCCAAACAGTTTCTCCAGCAACGAGCGAAGGAACTCAAGGATCAGCCTCAACTCGAATGGCGGAAATATTCGGAAGAAATTTCGAAGTAGTACGCCCAACGCTAATATCAACGCgaataattataataacaataacaacaatttGTTGACGACAAATGCAATAAACAATAGTTTAGTATCTAACAACACATCGAATCCACAAACAGATCGAACCCAGAACGAGTCCGGCTTCGTAGATTTGAGTAGTCAACATTTGAATTCTAGTCCGGAGCCACCGGGAGCCATTGAACGCGATGATGTTAAATACATTTGTCCAATATGCGAGGTAGTCTCAGCCACTCCACACGAGTTCACCAATCACATTCGATGCCATAACTACTCCTCTGGTGATGCTGAGAATTTTACGTGCCGTATCTGCTCGAAG GTACTTtcgtcagcctcctcattggaCCGTCATGTTCTTGTGCATACGGGCGAGCGTCCATTCAATTGCAAGTACTGCCACCTCACGTTCACGACAAATGGAAATATGCACCGGCATATGCGCACTCATAAGCAACATCTACAGCAGCGGAACGCTAACTTAGCCGGAGGCGGCGGTGGTGGCGGTGTAGGTGGCAATAGGGGCCATGCTCCTCCTGGAAGTGCAAGCGGCGGCAGTGGAAATGGCGATGGGGAGAGCGATGAAAGCGACGGTTGCTCAACGGACTCCAGTGCAAGCAGCTCAAACAACAACAAgtacaacaacaataataacaacaataacaacaacaacaacaattacaAGCGAAAGAGCACCGACGATGATAGTGGGCTCGTGAAAAGGCGAATGAAGACCATCAACAATAACATCATCAGCGAATCCGAACTAGAATACACCGGGTCCTTGCAGAAGCTCTCCTGTCCGCTCTGCAACCGGAACGACTTTGCCAATATGTTTGCCCTTGGTTCGCATATGGATCGCGAACACCCCGGCATCCCcgccaaatgtcgacaatgtgAGATGGTCTTCAAGAGTCATAAGTCCTTAAACGCTCATCGTTGCCCACAAAAGACAAATATCACCCAAGGATTCAAAGACATGACATTCGTTGACTTCTCCAGCGAGAAATTCCCGCTTATTGCCAAGTCCCTGTGCGAGCAGTCAATCCACACCCCAATCACTAATCAGAAATTTGAATGTTTGAAATGTTTTCGCGCCTTCCCGTGCGCCAGTGCCGTTGAAATTCATGCCAAAGATTGTGGGGATTCCCCGCAGGACTACTCGATTAGAAAACGTGCCGCCAGCGAAAGTTCAGAGGAGGAAACCCGTCGAGATGAATTTTTTGCTCATTTAGATTTACGAAACAAGTCTGCCATGAGTTTGGCCAGCACAATGTCATCTCCACGAACATCTGAGAAATCAgacacaaatgtaaaaactgatCTCGAGAAGACATCGCAATCTGCGAATTATAATTGTAACGAATCCAAGGATTTAGCTGATATTCAGTCGATTTTGAACGTGACCTCGTCATCGAATAGTTTCCTGAGGAATTTCGAGAGTGTTGTCAACACACCACCAAACAGTGATTATCTGCTGGGAAAGGACGAAGAAGAAGCCCAGGACGCTTTCACATCCGAGTTCCGGAAAATGAAGCTTCGAGGCGAGTTTCCATGTAAGTTGTGCACTGCAGTGTTTCCCAATTTACGAGCTCTGAAAGGACACAATCGGGTGCATCTGAGTGCTGCAGGAGCAGGACCGTATCGATGCAATATGTGCCCATATTCCATCCACGATAAGGCTGCTCTCATCCGACACATGAGAACGCACAATGGCGACCGGCCTTATGAATGCGCAGTTTGCAATTATGCATTCACGACAAAAGCGAATTGTGAACGGCACTTACGTAACCGACATGCAAAGACCACAAGAGAAGAAGTGAAACGTGCCATAATTTACCATCCTTCCGAGGACTCAAGCTGCGAGGATCCCATCAAGAAACTCCAACTGTTCTCCTCTCCTGAACTTGATGACGACGAGCCATCAAGTGCTCCGAAAGACCGATCAACGCCAGTTTCACACCTGAAAGAGATGCTGCAATCGAGCAGTCCAATGAAAATCCAAGTGAAAAGTCTTGAAAAGCTGATGGACAACTCAAACGTTACGATGAGACCGACTGAAGAGAAGGAGAGTGACCTAGACAGCAGTGCAACATCCACTGACTGCACTCGACCGATCGACCTGAGCATGGACGTTTTAGATCTAAGCAAGAAGACTAAAGTGGAAGAACCAAAGCTAGTTGAGAAACCTGAGCCGAAACCTACAGATTTGTCAGCGCTAGAAAAAAACCATCAATGGCTTCTGGCTCAACAGCAATTCTTCAAGGATTCCATTCCACAAATCGATCCTGCCCACTATCTTCAACTTTCTCAGCTCTGTCGCAATCTTATGTTTCCTTCAATACCGCCCTTCCTGTTCCCGAATTCATTTCTTCCAAATAACTTCGGCGATCTCAATAAATTTCCGCCTATGCTGCTGAACCCCATGTTTCCGGGTGCCACTGAAGGAACCCCAGAACCGGCAGGAATGCGTGTTCAATCCAATGCTACACCGCATTCTCCGCTTAAATCTCTGGAAAATCCACTGCAAAATTCTCCGGCTGCAATTCAGCTTCATCCGACGGTACCACAACAACTGAACATTCCCCGTCACAGCCTAGGTAGTAGCCAGCCTCCAGCGAATATGATGCCGCAGATCCAGAACACTGGTCCGGTTAAAATGGTCATAAAGAATGGAGTGTTAATGCCAAAACAGAAACAACGTCGTTATCGAACCGAAAGACCTTTTACATGTGAACACTGTGCAGCCCGTTTTACTCTTCGCTCGAACATGGAACGTCACGTTAAACAGCAACATCCTCAGTTCTGGGCTCAACGCCAACGTGCAGGACATCATATAATGCGCCGAAGTGGATCAGCTATGTCACAAATATCCTCGACATCTGTTTCGCCCCAAACTCCTGGTTTGCCAACCAATCATTTCACTGCCATATCGGATCAAGTGAAATACGCTATTTTGGCGCAACAGTTGAAAGCTCGCAAGGACACTGACATCCTTCAACAAGCTTTAACCCAAAACAAAAATTCCGACAGCAATCACTTGAACTTAATTAACAATAACGTCCACCAGAATTCGGTGGTAGGAAATGGCCTAGAGGATGATGACCCAAAGCTGATCATTGACGAAGGAAACGAAGGGAATGACGAAGCCGAGGAAGATGACGAAGACGATGACATTTATGAAGAGTCCAAGCCTGAAGATCTCTCCTCGAACACATCAACCTcagctgcaagaaaagtcgCTGATAACATTCTTGAACAAGCAATGAAAACTTCATCTCAAGCAGTTTCCAATGATTCCGCAATGGAAGATGACGGTGAACTCAATGAGGCTCACCTGAACGCTTCGAACAATATGTTGGCTCAAGCCGAATCCGTGGGAAAGTACCTCAAGAAGGTGGCTAACTCGTCCTTCAAAGATGATTCGTCCGATCTGGTGCCCATTTCCAAGCTAGTTGACAATGCTACCAACTCCTTGACATCCTTCAATAATTACTTTCGTCCAACCGACATGGCCAATCACATGGAACAAAGTGATGAGGAAGGACTAGTAGCATCTGGAAGCACATCTGAAAGCAACAATTCGGGAAACGAGGAACCCCAAGGAAATACCGGTCGCGATGGCAAACGCAAGTCAGCTTATAGTCTGGCACCGAACAGAGTCTCTTGTAATTATTGCCAAAGAACATTTCCTTGGACGAGTTCTTTAAGGCGACATATCCTGACACATACTGGACAGAAACCTTTCAAATGTTCACATTGTCCGCTTTTATTCACTACAAAGAGCAATTGTGATCGTCATTTGTTACGGAAACACGGAAATATTGAATCAGCCGTGTCACTTTACGTGCCTATCGAGGACATCCCTGAACCAGTTCCCATTCCAAGGGTTGAAGAACCGTCAGAGGAACAGCACAAATCTCTTCAGTTGGCGACAAGTGGCTTAAATTTGACAGTCCCCAATGTGAAGTCGATGGAGCCACTGATGACATCCTCGGATTTGCCATTCAAATGCCATCTTTGCGACAGCTCCTTCGCTGAACGAAGCCAATGTTTGGAACACATAAAAGTGAATCACTCACAGGAGTTTGCACTGCTGCTGGCAAAAGGAGCTATAGACGCCGAAGCGGACTACAACCAAATCCACTCAACGGAGGATGATGAACGGGTGGGGGAAGGCCGGGGCAAATATCCCGACTACGCCAACAGGAAAGTAATGTGTGCCTTTTGCATGCGCCGGTTTTGGTCAACGGAGGATCTCCGCCGTCATATGCGAACTCATTCTGGAGAGCGTCCTTTTCAGTGTGAAGTCTGCCTGCGGAAGTTCACTTTGAAGCATAGCATGCTACGCCATATGAAGAAGCACAGCAACGGGCACAGCAACCATCAATCCAGTCAAATCAACAGTGGCTCGGACATGTCTGAAGATGAACAACCCACTACAGTGTTCCATAAGAATCCTTTGCTTAGTCAAAAGATCCGCGAAGCACTGAGTCGGGCCGAGGCTTGGCGAAACAGTGCCCTGAGTGGTGACCACAAAGAAAATATTGCTCAACATTCTCAAGGGAAGAGAGCGGACAAAGACGGTTCCGGTGCCAGCGGAATTGGCAATGACGAGAACTCAGATCTGATTAGTGACCTGTTAGGAATCACTGGCCAGGGAATTCTCAACAAACTCTTATCGTCACCAGACGAAGCTGCCAAATTGCTCGGAGTCGACAAATAA
- the LOC119657229 gene encoding NIF3-like protein 1 translates to MLLTSAVISLRRIVHDPLYSTKAIFRKTAFRAMSGLGLQEVVSKLEEFAPLKLAGSWDNVGLLIEPSAPKSVENVFLTNDLTEKVLEEAIGQKADLVISYHPPIFASLKRITQKTWKERLVATCLEKRIALYSPHTSWDSIRGGICDWLCDSLPHASTTPITPDVENEENGLGRFLTIHGNLTLADAIKRIKEHTGIKNVHVAIGVDSNLETNIKTVAVCAGSGASVLKPAAADLFLTGEMSHHEVLDCTQRNISVILCNHSNSERGYLKVFKSKLESSLSNKVKVSVSTVDADPLETY, encoded by the exons ATGTTGTTAACCTCTGCCGTCATCTCGCTTCGCAGGATTGTGCACGACCCGCTTTACAGCACTAAAGCAATTTTCCGGAAAACTGCTTTTAGGGCAATGTCTGGCCTAGGCTTACAGGAAGTTGTAAGTAAGCTTGAGGAGTTCGCTCCTCTGAAGCTGGCCGGTAGCTGGGACAATGTAGGTTTATTGATTGAGCCTTCCGCCCCAAA GTCAGTAGAAAATGTGTTCCTTACAAACGATTTGACGGAGAAAGTCCTGGAGGAAGCAATCGGGCAGAAAGCTGATCTGGTCATTTCGTACCACCCTCCAATATTTGCATCATTGAAGCGAATTACACAGAA GACGTGGAAGGAACGATTAGTTGCCACTTGCCTTGAAAAACGTATTGCACTTTACTCTCCACATACATCGTGGGACAGCATTCGAGGTGGCATATGCGATTGGCTTTGTGACTCACTGCCTCATGCATCAACCACCCCAATAACG CCCGACGTTGAAAATGAAGAGAACGGTTTAGGTCGTTTCTTGACAATTCATGGCAATCTAACCCTGGCCGATGCTATTAAGCGGATAAAGGAGCACACCGGCATAAAAAATGTACATGTTGCCATCGGGGTTGACAGCAATTTAGAGACGAATATAAAAACAGTAGCAGTCTGTGCTGGCTCCGGTGCCTCTGTATTGAAGCCAGCGGCGGCTGACTTGTTCCTTACAGgggaaatgtctcaccatgaaGTCCTGGACTGTACACAGCGAAATATTTCAGTGATTTTGTGCAATCATAGTAACTCGGAACGAGGATATTTGAAAGTGTTCAAAAGTAAACTTGAAAGTTCTTTAAGTAACAAAGTCAAAGTCTCGGTTTCCACCGTGGATGCTGACCCTCTGGAAACCTACtaa